One Pyxicephalus adspersus chromosome 3, UCB_Pads_2.0, whole genome shotgun sequence genomic window carries:
- the LOC140327665 gene encoding BPI fold-containing family B member 3-like — MLWVSPMKSTPSKMVLRVKQEAMEYACQTQKRPLQKALGIISIPSIINGGNRGILGLGLGLVDNVVKLAGVQILEVRLPEINVKMDPNSGIQVSIDTGFHIRGNVALVGDITIKAGAGVLADMRVTRTDRGLPILSVSACKSALGDIKITAGPLG; from the exons ATGCTGTGGGTCTCTCCAATGAAGAGCACGCCTAGTAAAATGGTCCTACGAGTAAAACAAGAAGCTATGGAGTATG CTTGCCAGACCCAGAAGAGACCTCTTCAAAAGGCTTTGGGAATCATTTCCATTCCATCTATTATCAATGGAGGAAACAGAGGTATACTTGGTCTCGGACTTGGACTTGTGGACAATGTTGTAAAGCTTGCAGG AGTACAAATCCTGGAAGTCAGACTCCCTGAGATCAATGTGAAAATGGATCCCAATAGTGGTATTCAAGTTTCTATAGACACCGGTTTTCATATTCGTGGGAATGT AGCCCTTGTTGGAGACATTACTATCAAAGCAGGAGCTGGTGTCCTTGCAGATATGAGAGTCACCAGAACAGATAGAGGTCTGCCTATCCTCAGTGTTTCAGCTTGCAAGTCTGCGCTAGGAGACATAAAAATCACAGCTGGACCCCTTGGGTAG